One Halorientalis litorea DNA segment encodes these proteins:
- a CDS encoding PaaI family thioesterase produces MSGDTHPGEYPLDAELASEAIQHHGYLDWLDISVAELDPGRAVLTLPHREELANWGSGTVHGGVTATLVDTSSAFALRTVLDDPVGATLATTDMDVKYVRPATDDLRAEAEVVRSGTSTGVTRVSVESTSPDGDTKEVVVGTTTYRIFTEGQL; encoded by the coding sequence ATGAGCGGCGACACCCACCCCGGCGAGTACCCGCTCGACGCGGAGTTGGCTTCCGAAGCAATCCAGCACCACGGGTACCTCGACTGGCTCGACATCTCGGTCGCAGAACTGGACCCGGGCCGGGCAGTCCTGACGCTCCCCCACCGCGAAGAGCTAGCGAACTGGGGGTCCGGCACCGTCCACGGCGGCGTCACCGCCACGCTCGTGGACACGAGTTCGGCGTTCGCCCTGCGGACGGTGCTGGACGACCCCGTGGGTGCGACGCTAGCGACAACCGACATGGACGTGAAGTACGTCCGGCCCGCGACGGACGACCTGCGGGCCGAAGCCGAAGTGGTTCGGAGCGGTACGTCGACGGGCGTCACGCGCGTCTCCGTCGAGAGCACCAGTCCCGACGGCGACACGAAGGAAGTCGTCGTCGGCACCACGACCTACCGGATATTCACCGAGGGACAGCTATGA
- a CDS encoding MaoC/PaaZ C-terminal domain-containing protein gives MTTESYFDEIETGEQRETRGRTITEADVVNFAGVSGDFNHLHTDEEAMAETGFGERIAHGMLVFSVATGLLWQSRPEREQDAVVAFYGIDHVRFVAPTFIGDTVHVEIEVLDKAERDHPVANGVVRYGVEVVNQNDETVLACEMLTLLE, from the coding sequence ATGACGACAGAGAGTTACTTCGACGAAATCGAGACGGGCGAACAGCGCGAAACCCGCGGGCGGACCATCACCGAAGCCGACGTGGTGAACTTCGCGGGCGTCAGCGGCGACTTCAACCACCTCCACACCGACGAGGAGGCGATGGCCGAGACGGGCTTCGGCGAGCGAATCGCCCACGGAATGTTAGTGTTCTCGGTGGCGACGGGCCTGCTCTGGCAGTCGCGTCCCGAGCGCGAACAGGACGCCGTGGTCGCGTTCTACGGCATCGACCACGTGCGGTTCGTCGCGCCGACGTTCATCGGCGACACGGTTCACGTCGAAATCGAGGTGCTGGACAAAGCGGAACGCGACCACCCGGTGGCCAACGGCGTCGTCCGCTACGGCGTCGAGGTGGTCAACCAGAACGACGAGACGGTACTCGCCTGCGAGATGCTGACGCTGCTGGAGTGA